One Kitasatospora sp. NBC_01266 genomic window carries:
- the murJ gene encoding murein biosynthesis integral membrane protein MurJ, with amino-acid sequence MRSHPARHAGRIRPELAMAAGTTLSRLTGLGRVFALSYALGISPLADAYNLANTTPNMIYDLVLGGVLSATLVPAFVAKLQGGRFQQGDDDGWAGISAVLSVCLVVLLVITALVVAAAEPLMHGYTLAAPRGTAGAENAVAVRLLRLFAPQVLLYGLIALVTAVLNSIRRFALATFAPIANNLALIALLLGLSGPLRHAAQSVASPTEPRLLLLLGLGTTAGVAAQAVVLLAGVSRSEARLRWRWAPRDAAVRQVAGLSGWTFAMVAANQAALFAVLLLANSRPGGVSAYTYAYTFFQVPFGVVAVSITGARQPAWAADWAAGRIRELRSEVAGGLRLLILLMVPIAAVLAALADPIVRLLLGHGATGAAGAALTGQVLAVLALGLPGFSAYLYYVRVFQALRDLRSAFGLYVLNNGLTVLLAFGLYRSFGVQGVAAAVSVGYTAAALASAAVLRRRIGEAAAEPPVLGALTRAVATSLPAGALAWLKVRSMEPGLGAGAMLPLLAGLTVALAALPLCLSLASAGPAQLLGLGRRAELPAGPLELPAAPSAVTAPGPDDAPGPVRSAQPRRRRRATRPPRKGSR; translated from the coding sequence GTGAGATCGCACCCCGCACGGCACGCCGGGCGGATCCGCCCCGAGCTGGCGATGGCGGCCGGCACCACGCTGTCCCGGCTGACCGGGCTCGGCCGGGTCTTCGCGCTCTCCTACGCGCTGGGCATCAGCCCGCTGGCCGATGCCTACAACCTGGCCAACACCACGCCCAACATGATCTACGACCTGGTGCTCGGCGGGGTGCTCTCCGCCACCCTGGTGCCGGCCTTCGTCGCCAAGCTGCAGGGCGGCCGGTTCCAGCAGGGCGACGACGACGGCTGGGCCGGGATCTCCGCCGTGCTGTCGGTCTGCCTGGTCGTGCTACTGGTGATCACCGCGCTGGTGGTGGCCGCCGCCGAACCGCTGATGCACGGGTACACGCTGGCCGCGCCGCGCGGTACGGCCGGGGCCGAGAACGCCGTCGCGGTGCGGCTGCTGCGGCTGTTCGCCCCCCAGGTGCTGCTCTACGGTCTCATCGCGCTGGTCACCGCGGTGCTCAACAGCATCCGCCGGTTCGCGCTGGCCACCTTCGCCCCGATCGCCAACAACCTGGCGCTGATCGCCCTGCTGCTCGGGCTCTCCGGCCCGCTGCGCCACGCCGCCCAGTCCGTGGCCTCGCCCACCGAGCCGCGACTGCTCCTGCTGCTGGGCCTGGGCACCACCGCCGGGGTCGCCGCCCAGGCGGTGGTGCTGCTCGCCGGGGTGAGCCGCTCCGAGGCCCGGCTGCGCTGGCGCTGGGCGCCGCGTGACGCTGCCGTGCGGCAGGTGGCGGGGCTGTCCGGGTGGACCTTCGCGATGGTCGCGGCCAACCAGGCGGCGCTCTTCGCGGTGCTGCTGCTCGCCAACAGCCGCCCCGGCGGGGTGAGCGCCTACACGTACGCGTACACCTTCTTCCAGGTGCCGTTCGGGGTGGTCGCGGTCTCCATCACCGGCGCCCGGCAGCCGGCCTGGGCCGCCGACTGGGCGGCCGGGCGGATCCGGGAACTGCGCTCCGAGGTGGCCGGCGGGCTGCGGCTGCTGATCCTGCTGATGGTGCCGATCGCCGCCGTGCTGGCCGCGCTGGCGGACCCGATCGTGCGGCTGCTGCTCGGCCACGGCGCGACCGGTGCGGCGGGCGCGGCGCTGACCGGGCAGGTGCTGGCCGTGCTGGCGCTGGGACTGCCGGGCTTCTCGGCGTACCTTTACTACGTCCGGGTCTTCCAGGCGCTGCGGGACCTGCGCTCGGCGTTCGGGCTCTACGTGCTGAACAACGGGCTCACGGTGCTGCTGGCGTTCGGCCTCTACCGCTCGTTCGGGGTGCAGGGCGTGGCTGCCGCGGTGTCGGTCGGCTACACCGCCGCCGCGCTCGCCTCGGCGGCGGTGCTGCGGCGGCGGATCGGCGAGGCGGCGGCGGAGCCGCCGGTGCTGGGGGCGCTGACCCGAGCGGTGGCGACCAGCCTGCCGGCCGGCGCACTGGCCTGGCTCAAGGTCCGCTCGATGGAACCGGGGCTCGGGGCGGGCGCGATGCTGCCGCTGCTCGCGGGCCTGACCGTGGCGCTCGCGGCGCTGCCGCTCTGCCTGAGTCTGGCGAGCGCGGGGCCGGCGCAGCTGCTGGGTCTGGGGCGACGGGCCGAGTTGCCGGCGGGTCCGCTCGAGCTGCCGGCGGCCCCCTCCGCGGTGACCGCGCCCGGGCCGGACGATGCGCCCGGCCCGGTGCGGTCGGCTCAACCGCGGCGCAGGCGCCGGGCCACCCGTCCGCCGAGGAAGGGCAGCAGGTAG
- a CDS encoding glycosyltransferase family 2 protein, with the protein MPEQPAPVSVVIAAYNAERTLGPALASALRQDPPPAQVIVVDDGSSDGTAAVAASFPEVLVIRQRNQGPSAARNTGIEAADQPWVAFLDADDLWLPGKLARQLAAAHRHPGAVLLAGDWVRDEAEYQVPTGPGAESLLSYRDLLVLNRFQTSTVLVRTEVLTDCGGFDPALDGAEDWDLWLRCAKRGMSVKLDQPLVVYRDEPTGYSKDLPRLYGRMLRMLDRERAGTALTAAAFARVLTWHHLRFALAFLLAGKPALCRGVLREVRLTGLARHVPGAAVGYLLPFLGGRVARRLRRG; encoded by the coding sequence ATGCCGGAGCAGCCGGCCCCCGTCAGCGTGGTGATCGCCGCGTACAACGCCGAGCGCACCCTGGGCCCGGCGCTCGCCTCGGCGCTGCGCCAGGACCCACCACCGGCCCAGGTGATCGTCGTCGACGACGGATCGTCCGACGGTACGGCGGCCGTCGCCGCCTCCTTCCCCGAGGTGCTGGTGATCCGGCAGCGGAACCAGGGGCCCTCGGCGGCCCGGAACACCGGCATCGAGGCCGCCGACCAGCCCTGGGTGGCGTTCCTGGACGCCGACGACCTCTGGCTGCCCGGCAAGCTGGCCCGCCAGCTGGCCGCCGCGCACCGCCACCCGGGGGCGGTGCTGCTGGCCGGCGACTGGGTGCGGGACGAAGCCGAGTACCAGGTCCCGACCGGCCCCGGGGCGGAGAGCCTGCTGAGCTACCGCGACCTGCTGGTGCTCAACCGGTTCCAGACCTCCACCGTGCTGGTCCGCACCGAGGTACTGACCGACTGCGGCGGCTTCGACCCCGCGCTGGACGGCGCCGAGGACTGGGATCTGTGGCTGCGCTGCGCCAAGCGGGGGATGTCGGTCAAGCTCGACCAGCCGCTGGTGGTCTACCGCGACGAGCCGACCGGCTACAGCAAGGACCTGCCCCGGCTGTACGGGCGGATGCTGCGGATGCTGGACCGCGAGCGCGCCGGCACCGCGCTGACCGCCGCCGCCTTCGCCCGGGTGCTGACCTGGCATCACCTGCGCTTCGCCCTGGCCTTCCTGCTGGCCGGCAAGCCCGCGCTCTGCCGCGGGGTGCTGCGCGAGGTCCGGCTCACCGGCCTGGCCCGGCACGTGCCCGGCGCGGCGGTCGGCTACCTGCTGCCCTTCCTCGGCGGACGGGTGGCCCGGCGCCTGCGCCGCGGTTGA
- a CDS encoding UDP-N-acetylmuramoyl-tripeptide--D-alanyl-D-alanine ligase encodes MVPMTLQQIADAVSGVLYDAPDPQARVDRPAVIDSRLAEPGCLFVALPGEHTDGHHFAGAAVAGGAVAVLAARPVGVPAVVVPDVLTALAALARTVAARLTAPGAAGTQVVALTGSAGKTSTKDLLAQLLGALDSTVATARSFNNEIGLPLTVLSAEAGTRYLVVEMGASRAGHIAHLTGIVPPRVGLVTNVGTAHLGEFGGSKEAIANAKSELVAALPGDGLAVLNADDPYVMSMVARTAAPVLTFGQAAGEVRAERIELDGLGRPSFTLSHQGARARVRLGMYGEHHVANATAAAAVALGLGADLHRVAELLCAARQLTPGRMEVGERPDGVTVVNDAFNANPDSMAVALRAVAAMAGGRRRVVAVLGEMAELGAAAEGEHAELGRLVAASCVARLIAVGGVEAALTHAQAEAGGVPSTLVADRETALELLLGELRPGDLVLLKGSHTAGLEEIARRLKDAVTVGG; translated from the coding sequence GTGGTCCCCATGACGCTGCAACAGATCGCCGACGCCGTGAGCGGCGTGCTGTACGACGCACCCGACCCGCAGGCGCGGGTCGACCGGCCGGCGGTGATCGACTCCAGGCTCGCCGAGCCCGGCTGCCTGTTCGTCGCGCTGCCCGGAGAGCACACCGACGGACACCATTTCGCCGGTGCGGCCGTCGCGGGCGGGGCGGTCGCGGTGCTGGCGGCCCGGCCGGTGGGTGTGCCGGCCGTCGTGGTGCCCGACGTGCTGACCGCGCTGGCCGCGCTGGCCCGCACCGTCGCCGCCCGGCTGACCGCGCCCGGGGCGGCCGGCACCCAGGTGGTGGCGCTCACCGGATCGGCCGGCAAGACCAGCACCAAGGACCTGCTCGCCCAACTGCTCGGTGCGCTGGACAGCACGGTGGCCACCGCCCGCTCCTTCAACAACGAGATCGGCCTGCCGCTCACCGTGCTCAGCGCCGAGGCGGGCACCCGTTACCTGGTGGTGGAGATGGGGGCCAGCCGGGCCGGGCACATCGCCCACCTGACCGGGATCGTGCCGCCCCGGGTCGGGCTGGTGACCAACGTCGGGACCGCGCACCTCGGGGAGTTCGGCGGCAGCAAGGAGGCCATCGCCAACGCCAAGAGCGAGTTGGTGGCGGCGCTGCCGGGCGACGGGCTGGCGGTGCTCAACGCCGACGATCCGTATGTGATGTCGATGGTGGCCCGCACGGCGGCCCCGGTGCTGACCTTCGGTCAGGCGGCCGGGGAGGTACGGGCGGAGCGGATCGAGCTGGACGGGCTGGGGCGTCCGTCCTTCACGCTGAGCCACCAGGGCGCGCGGGCCCGGGTGCGGCTGGGGATGTACGGGGAGCACCACGTGGCCAACGCCACGGCGGCCGCGGCGGTGGCGCTGGGGCTGGGCGCGGACCTCCACCGGGTGGCTGAGCTACTCTGTGCCGCACGGCAGTTGACGCCGGGGCGGATGGAGGTCGGCGAGCGGCCGGACGGTGTCACCGTGGTCAACGACGCCTTCAACGCCAACCCCGACTCGATGGCGGTGGCGCTGCGTGCGGTGGCCGCGATGGCCGGTGGACGGCGGCGGGTGGTCGCGGTGCTGGGGGAGATGGCCGAGCTGGGGGCCGCCGCCGAGGGCGAACACGCCGAGCTGGGGCGGCTGGTGGCGGCCTCGTGCGTGGCCAGACTGATCGCTGTGGGCGGGGTCGAGGCTGCCTTGACGCACGCTCAAGCGGAGGCGGGCGGCGTACCGAGTACGCTGGTGGCGGACCGGGAGACGGCCCTTGAGCTGCTGCTCGGCGAGCTGCGGCCGGGGGACCTGGTGCTGCTGAAAGGGTCGCACACCGCGGGCCTGGAGGAGATCGCGAGGCGGCTCAAGGATGCCGTCACGGTGGGTGGTTGA
- a CDS encoding helix-turn-helix transcriptional regulator — protein sequence MDEWPAGTATGDLPSLGEIETRVFQWVTERGYLVCHEATAALGISPQRLDYAVTVLRRLHLLRPLPTAAAGELRLIAVAPDRAAASLLAPTEAELRRQLAEAERVRAEISLLAPLFEARCGERVTAPLVEIRDLDAVIDVIDRLTESCRAEVLTCQPGGPRAPHLLNQAFERDLAMIRRGVRMHTLYQHTSRRHQPTQEYVRRITEAGAEVRTLTALFGRMLAFDRTTVIIPHSDEYDGAVVIRDPSTVAYLCSVFDHSWTLGDPYTPSPRGDTSMDEIKQAILRLLAEGMKDEMIARRLGMSLRTCRKHIAESMETLGASSRFQAGYLARARITA from the coding sequence TTGGACGAGTGGCCTGCGGGGACTGCCACCGGTGATCTGCCCAGCTTGGGCGAGATCGAGACCCGGGTCTTCCAATGGGTCACCGAGCGCGGCTACCTGGTCTGCCACGAGGCCACCGCCGCGCTGGGGATCTCCCCCCAACGGCTGGACTACGCCGTCACGGTGCTGCGCCGGCTGCATCTGTTACGCCCGCTGCCCACCGCGGCCGCGGGAGAACTGCGGCTGATCGCGGTGGCGCCGGACCGCGCCGCGGCCAGTCTGCTCGCCCCCACCGAGGCCGAACTCCGTCGCCAACTGGCCGAAGCCGAGCGGGTCCGGGCCGAGATCTCGCTGCTCGCCCCGCTCTTCGAAGCGCGCTGCGGGGAGCGGGTCACGGCTCCGCTGGTCGAGATCCGCGACCTGGACGCCGTGATCGACGTGATCGACCGGCTCACCGAGAGCTGCCGTGCCGAGGTGCTCACCTGCCAGCCGGGCGGCCCACGGGCTCCGCACCTGCTGAACCAGGCGTTCGAGCGGGACCTGGCGATGATCCGCCGGGGCGTGCGGATGCACACGCTCTACCAGCACACCTCGCGCCGCCACCAGCCCACCCAGGAGTACGTCAGACGGATCACCGAGGCCGGTGCCGAAGTACGCACCCTGACCGCACTGTTCGGCCGCATGCTCGCCTTCGACCGGACGACCGTGATCATCCCGCACAGCGACGAGTACGACGGAGCCGTGGTGATCCGCGATCCGTCCACCGTGGCGTACCTCTGCTCGGTGTTCGACCACTCCTGGACGCTCGGCGACCCCTACACCCCGAGCCCGCGCGGGGACACCTCGATGGACGAGATCAAACAGGCCATCCTGCGGCTGCTCGCGGAGGGGATGAAGGACGAGATGATCGCCCGTCGGCTGGGCATGTCGCTGCGCACCTGCCGCAAGCACATCGCCGAGAGCATGGAGACGCTCGGTGCCTCCAGCCGCTTCCAGGCGGGCTATCTGGCGCGGGCCAGGATCACGGCCTGA
- a CDS encoding cytochrome P450, with the protein MTDQSGSPLGGDFVAHPAEVLAEFRESCPVARVLSPSGQPRWLITREQDVRAGFLDPRLSLRTTPGPKDRPHRALDMSLVCYDPPDHTRIRRLAAPAFAPARIEPYRDRIAALAAELVDALDTPTPTACPAEPMAEPTAGPTVDLMARFAQQFAFQVLCEVLAIPRADQPALRAAVAVLIDRRGHDATAPDEALNHLDSLIRHEIGARLGGSGQDVFSSIVRAWESANGTVSESELVDLLAMLLLAGLDSTAQMLGMCVMGLLSEPGLTARLRAEPELMPRAVDELLRWETPGPFGTARTALEEIQVGDHVIPAGSRVLLAVAAANRDPRCHREPDRLDLDRPNAGRHLSFGLGPHYCLGATLAKLELIEALTALLARWPELRLGCSTAELRWTGGSLHRRLEALPLLLGPTAPAAPTAAPATPTKAEPAGRTVRP; encoded by the coding sequence ATGACGGACCAGTCCGGCTCGCCGCTCGGCGGCGACTTCGTGGCGCACCCCGCCGAGGTGCTGGCCGAGTTCCGGGAGTCCTGCCCGGTGGCCCGGGTGCTCTCCCCCTCAGGACAACCGCGCTGGCTGATCACCCGTGAGCAGGACGTCCGGGCCGGCTTCCTGGACCCCCGGCTCTCGCTGCGCACCACCCCGGGCCCCAAGGACCGGCCGCATCGGGCCCTGGACATGTCGCTGGTGTGCTACGACCCGCCGGACCACACCCGGATCCGCCGCCTGGCCGCCCCGGCCTTCGCACCGGCCAGGATCGAGCCCTACCGGGACCGGATCGCCGCGCTGGCCGCCGAACTGGTCGACGCCCTGGACACACCCACGCCAACGGCCTGCCCAGCCGAGCCGATGGCCGAGCCGACGGCCGGTCCGACCGTCGATCTGATGGCCCGCTTCGCCCAGCAGTTCGCGTTCCAGGTGCTCTGCGAGGTGCTGGCGATCCCGCGCGCCGACCAGCCCGCCCTGCGGGCGGCGGTCGCGGTGCTGATCGACCGGCGCGGCCATGACGCGACCGCGCCGGACGAGGCGTTGAACCACCTGGACAGCTTGATCCGCCACGAGATCGGCGCCCGCCTCGGCGGCTCGGGCCAGGACGTGTTCTCCAGCATCGTGCGGGCCTGGGAGTCGGCGAACGGCACGGTGTCCGAGAGCGAACTGGTCGACCTGCTGGCGATGCTGCTGCTCGCCGGCCTGGACAGCACCGCGCAGATGCTCGGCATGTGCGTGATGGGCCTGCTGAGCGAGCCGGGCCTGACCGCCCGGCTGCGGGCCGAGCCGGAGCTGATGCCGCGCGCGGTGGACGAGTTGCTGCGTTGGGAGACACCGGGGCCGTTCGGTACCGCCCGGACCGCCCTGGAGGAGATCCAGGTCGGCGACCACGTCATCCCGGCCGGGAGCCGGGTGCTGCTCGCGGTCGCGGCGGCCAACCGCGACCCGCGCTGCCACCGGGAGCCGGACCGGCTGGACCTCGATCGACCCAACGCCGGCCGCCACCTGTCGTTCGGCCTCGGACCGCACTACTGCCTGGGTGCCACGCTGGCCAAGCTGGAGCTCATCGAGGCCCTGACCGCCCTGCTCGCCCGCTGGCCGGAACTGCGGCTGGGCTGTTCCACCGCCGAACTGCGCTGGACCGGCGGCTCCCTGCACCGCCGGCTGGAGGCGCTGCCGCTGCTGCTCGGACCAACCGCACCGGCCGCACCAACCGCGGCGCCGGCCACGCCGACCAAGGCCGAACCCGCCGGACGCACCGTCAGGCCGTGA
- a CDS encoding GAF domain-containing protein, giving the protein MTENRTVTQVDPVARELLQSVVDTARAIFGAQASSIFLLETGADELVFQAVSGQGQESLVGRRFPAGRGVAGWVASSGEPMVVDDLSSNGNFARDLAESTGYVPDSLMAAPLLHSSGVLGVLEVLDPTPQARSDLGELELLALFARQAATALRVVLDRRAGQGAEPAAAVLALRSLDPVGRAAGLRALDAARELLLTAEH; this is encoded by the coding sequence ATGACCGAGAACCGCACCGTCACCCAGGTCGATCCGGTGGCCCGGGAGCTGCTGCAGTCGGTGGTGGACACCGCGCGGGCCATCTTCGGCGCCCAGGCGAGTTCGATCTTCCTGCTGGAGACCGGCGCCGACGAGTTGGTCTTCCAGGCCGTCTCCGGCCAGGGCCAGGAGTCGCTGGTCGGCAGGCGCTTCCCGGCCGGACGCGGGGTCGCCGGCTGGGTGGCCAGCTCGGGTGAGCCGATGGTGGTGGACGACCTCAGCAGCAACGGCAACTTCGCGCGGGACCTGGCGGAGTCCACCGGCTATGTGCCGGACTCCCTGATGGCGGCGCCGTTGCTGCACAGCTCGGGGGTGCTCGGCGTGCTGGAGGTGCTGGATCCCACGCCGCAGGCGCGCTCCGACCTCGGCGAGCTGGAGTTGCTGGCCCTCTTCGCCCGGCAGGCGGCCACCGCACTGCGAGTGGTACTGGACCGCCGGGCGGGGCAGGGCGCGGAGCCGGCCGCCGCCGTGCTCGCACTGCGGAGCCTCGACCCGGTCGGGCGCGCCGCCGGCCTGCGGGCGCTGGACGCCGCCCGCGAACTGCTGCTCACCGCCGAGCACTGA
- a CDS encoding S8 family peptidase produces the protein MSSTAASGLTWSLRDRSPAEIPILADGPGLSPQWAWGGSTGRGIRVCVVDSGIERDHPLVGQVDGSYLVLRDPDGTITVEPTETGDTCGHGTACAGIIRRTAPDCELYSVRVLGQRFSGTGDVLLAGLRWAVEQRFDVINLSLSTTRPQFTDALRAIADEAAFARTVIVASAHNTPVESFPWRFSSVISVGSHQEEDAGLYLYNPSPPVEFFAQGQNVTVPWLGGATIRTTGNSFATPYLAGLCARILAKHPSLTTFQLKNVLYLAAANVQVGDRDGDGGGE, from the coding sequence ATGAGCAGCACCGCCGCATCCGGACTCACCTGGAGCCTGCGCGATCGCAGCCCGGCCGAGATCCCGATCCTCGCCGACGGCCCCGGGCTCTCCCCGCAGTGGGCCTGGGGCGGCTCCACCGGCCGTGGCATCCGGGTCTGCGTGGTGGACAGCGGGATCGAACGCGACCACCCGCTGGTCGGCCAGGTCGACGGCTCGTACCTGGTGCTCCGGGATCCGGACGGGACGATCACCGTCGAGCCGACCGAGACGGGCGACACCTGCGGACACGGCACGGCCTGCGCCGGGATCATCCGGCGCACCGCTCCGGACTGCGAGCTCTACAGCGTCCGGGTGCTCGGCCAACGCTTCTCGGGCACCGGCGACGTGCTGCTCGCGGGCCTGCGCTGGGCGGTCGAGCAGCGCTTCGACGTGATCAACCTGAGCCTGTCGACCACCCGCCCGCAGTTCACCGACGCCCTGCGGGCGATCGCCGACGAGGCCGCCTTCGCCCGCACGGTCATCGTCGCCTCCGCGCACAACACCCCGGTGGAGAGCTTCCCCTGGCGGTTCTCCTCGGTCATCTCGGTGGGCAGCCACCAGGAGGAGGACGCCGGGCTCTACCTCTACAACCCGAGCCCACCGGTGGAGTTCTTCGCCCAGGGCCAGAACGTCACCGTCCCCTGGCTGGGCGGCGCGACCATCCGCACCACCGGCAACAGCTTCGCCACCCCGTACCTCGCCGGGCTCTGCGCCCGGATCCTCGCCAAGCATCCCTCGCTCACCACGTTCCAGCTAAAGAACGTCCTCTACCTGGCCGCCGCCAACGTCCAGGTCGGCGACCGGGACGGCGACGGAGGTGGCGAATGA